In Streptomyces sp. NBC_00683, the DNA window CTTCTCCTTCGGCGACTACTTCAAGGAAGGGGCCATCCAGTACGCCTGGGAGGCCCTGACCAACTCCGTCGAGGACGGTGGCTTCGGCCTCGACCCCGAGCGTCTGTGGATCACGGTCTACCTGGACGACGACGAGGCCGAGCAGATCTGGCGCGAGAAGATCGGCGTTCCGGCCGAGCGCATCCAGCGCCTGGGCAAGAAGGACAACTTCTGGTCCATGGGCGTCCCCGGTCCCTGCGGCCCCTGCTCCGAGATCAACTACGACCGCGGCCCGGAGTTCGGCGTCGAGGGTGGCCCCGCCGTCAACGACGAGCGCTACGTGGAGATCTGGAACCTGGTCTTCATGCAGTACGAGCGGGGCGCCGGCGACGGCAAGGAGGACTTCCCGATCCTCGGCGACCTGCCGTCGCAGAACATCGACACCGGTCTCGGCCTCGAACGCCTCGCCATGATCCTGCAGGGCGTACAGAACATGTACGAGACCGACACCCTGCGCGTCGTCATGGACAAGGCCACCGAGCTCACCGGCGTGCGCTACGGCGCCGAGCAGGGCTCGGACGTCTCCCTGCGCGTCGTCGCCGACCACATCCGTACGTCGGTCATGCTCATCGGCGACGGCGTCACCCCCGGCAACGAGGGCCGCGGCTACGTGCTGCGCCGCATCATGCGCCGCGCCATCCGCAACATGCGCCTCATGGGCGCCACCGGACCGGTGGCCCGCGACCTGGTCGACGTCGTGATCAACACGATGGGCGAGCAGTACCCGGAGCTCCTCACCGACCGCAAGCGCATCGAGACCGTCGCCCTCGCCGAGGAGGCCGCCTTCCTCAAGGCCCTCAAGGGCGGCACGAACATCCTCGAGACCGCCGTCACCGAGACCAAGGCCGCGGGCGGCCAGGTCCTCGCCGGTGACAAGGCCTTCCTGCTCCACGACACCTGGGGCTTCCCGATCGACCTCACGCTGGAGATGGCCGCCGAACAGGGCCTCTCCGTCGACGAGGAGGGCTTCCGCCGCCTGATGCAGGAGCAGCGGGACAAGGCCAAGGCCGACGCCAAGGCCAAGAAGACCGGTCACGCCGACCTGTCCGCCTACCGCCAGGTGGCCGACACCTCGGGCGCCACCGAGTTCACCGGCTACACCAGCACCGAGGGCGAGTCGAGGATCGTCGGCCTGCTCGTCGACGGTGTTCCCTCGCCCGCCGCCTCCGAGGGCGACGACGTCGAGGTCGTCCTCGACCGGACCCCGTTCTACGCCGAGGGCGGCGGCCAGCTCGCCGACCAGGGCCGGATCCGGCTCGACACCGGCGCCGTCATCCAGATCCGCGACGTACAGCAGCCGGTCCCGGGTGTCTCCGTCCACAAGGGCTCGGTCCAGGTCGGAGAGGTCACGGTCGGCGCCGCCGCCTACGCCTCCATCGACAACACCCGCCGCCGCGCCATCGCCCGCGCCCACAGCGCCACGCACCTCACGCACCAGGCGCTGCGCGACGCCCTCGGCCCGACGGCCGCCCAGGCCGGTTCCGAGAACTCGCCCGGCCGCTTCCGCTTCGATTTCGGTTCGCCCGCCGCCGTACCCGGCACGGTCCTCACCGACGTCGAGCAGAAGATCAACGAGGTCCTGGCCCGCGAACTGGACGTCCAGGCCGAGGTCATGTCGATCGACGAGGCCAAGAAGCAGGGCGCCATCGCCGAGTTCGGCGAGAAGTACGGCGAGCGGGTCCGGGTCGTCACCATCGGCGACTTCTCCAAGGAGCTGTGCGGCGGCACGCACGTCCACAACACCGCCCAGCTGGGCCTGGTGAAGCTCCTCGGCGAGTCTTCGATCGGTTCCGGGGTGCGCCGTATCGAGGCCCTGGTCGGCGTGGACGCGTACAACTTCCTCGCCAAGGAGCACACGGTCGTCGCCCAGCTCCAGGAACTGGTCAAGGGCCGGTCCGAGGAGCTCCCGGAGAAGATCGCCGGCATGCTCGGCAAGCTGAAGGACGCCGAGAAGGAGATCGAGAAGTTCCGCGCGGAGAAGGTCCTGGCGGCCGCCGCCGGGCTGGTCGACTCCGCCAAGGACGTACGGGGCGTCGCCCTGGTCACCGGGCAGGTGCCGGACGGCACCTCGGCCGACGACCTGCGCAAGCTCGTCCTGGACGTGCGTGGACGCATCCAGGGCGGCCGGCCGGCCGTCGTGGCCCTGTTCACCACGGCCAACGGGCGCCCGCTGACCGTCATCGCCACCAACGAGGCCGCCCGCGAACGCGGCCTCAAGGCCGGTGACCTGGTCCGTACCGCCGCCAAGACCCTCGGCGGCGGTGGCGGCGGCAAGCCGGACGTCGCCCAGGGCGGCGGCCAGAACCCGGACGCCATCGGTGACGCCGTCGCCGCTGTCGAACGCCTCGTCACCGAGACGGCGTGAGCCGGAGATGACGCAGATGCGCCGTGGACGTCGACTCGCCATCGACGTCGGTGACGCCCGTATCGGGGTCGCCTCGTGCGACCCCGACGGGATCCTCGCCACGCCGGTGGAGACCGTTCCGGGACGTGATGTCCCGGCCGCCCACCGGCGGCTCGGCCAGATCGTCGAGGAGTACGAGCCGATCGAGGTCATCGTCGGTCTGCCCCGCTCGCTGGGCGGCGGCGAAGGTCCCGCGGCGGCGAAGGTCCGGGCCTTCGCCCAGGTGTTCGCCCGCTCGGTCGCACCCATTCCGGTGCGATTGGTGGACGAGAGGATGACCACAGTGACGGCCACTCAGGGACTCCGCGCTTCGGGCGTGAAGTCCAAGAAGGGCCGGTCTGTCATCGACCAGGCTGCCGCTGTGGTGATCCTCCAGAACGCTCTGGAGTCCGAACGGGCTTCGGGCCGAGCTCCCGGCGAGGGCGTCGAAGTGGTTGTCTGATCGCGATACGGTAACGTTCCGCGCGATGCGTCGGTGTTCGAACAAACACCGCACAGCGAAGCGAAGAGACGGAACGCGTCTCGCGGCTCTAGGGGATCGATGACTGAGTATGGCCGGGGCCCCGGCTCCGAACCGTGGCACCCCGAGGACCCCTTGTACGGGGACCAGGGGTGGGAAGGCGGCCGGCAGGCTGCCCACGGCCAGGGCCAGTACGACAGCCAGCAGCAGCCCTATGCGCAGGACCCGTACGCCCAGCAGCAGCCTCAGCAGGGCTACCCGCAGGACCCGTATACCCAGCAGCAGGCCCCGTACGCGCACCAGCAGGACCCGTATGCCCAGCAGCACCCTCAGCAGGGCTATCCGCAGGACCCGTACGCCCAGCAGCCCCAGCAGCCCCAGCAGCCCCAGCAGCCCCCGTACAACGGTGGCTGGGACACGGGCCAGCACGCCGCGATGCCGTACGAGCCCCAGCCCCAGCCGCCGTACGGCAATGCCCCGGGCGGCTACGGCGAGCAGGCCGACTACTACGGCACCGCCGAGGCATACCCCCCGCCGCAGCCCCCGGGCCGCCGCGAGCAGGCCCCCGAGCAGCAGCCGCAGCAGCAGCCTGAGCGGCAGAACCCGGACTGGGATCCGGATGAGCCCCAGGAGGAGACGCATCCTTTCTTCACGGGTGCGGACGAGCCGGCCGAGGGACGCGATTCCCGGAAGCCCCGCGGCTCCCGGGACGACGACGGCTACGACGACGACTCGCGCGAACCCCGCCGGGGCAAGGGCAAGAAGAAGAGCCGCAGCGGCTGCGCCTGCCTCGTCGTCTCGCTGGTCCTCGTGGGCGGCCTCGGAGGGGTCTCCTACTTCGGCTACTCCTACTACAAGAGCCAGTTCGGCGAGGCGCCCGATTTCGCGGGCGGCGGTTCGGGCGAGGTCGAGGTCGAGATCCCGGAGGGTGCACTCGGGAATGAGATCGCGAACATTCTGAAGAAGGCGGGCGTCGTGAAGTCGGCCGACGCCTTCATTTCTGCTCAGAACGGTAATCCCAAGGGGAAATCCATC includes these proteins:
- the mltG gene encoding endolytic transglycosylase MltG, whose amino-acid sequence is MTEYGRGPGSEPWHPEDPLYGDQGWEGGRQAAHGQGQYDSQQQPYAQDPYAQQQPQQGYPQDPYTQQQAPYAHQQDPYAQQHPQQGYPQDPYAQQPQQPQQPQQPPYNGGWDTGQHAAMPYEPQPQPPYGNAPGGYGEQADYYGTAEAYPPPQPPGRREQAPEQQPQQQPERQNPDWDPDEPQEETHPFFTGADEPAEGRDSRKPRGSRDDDGYDDDSREPRRGKGKKKSRSGCACLVVSLVLVGGLGGVSYFGYSYYKSQFGEAPDFAGGGSGEVEVEIPEGALGNEIANILKKAGVVKSADAFISAQNGNPKGKSIQAGVYLLKKEMSADNAVKLMLSPTSKNALIIAEGRTNREIYAKIDDRIGVKAGTTAKVAETQGESFDLPDWAPDDPDIKDPLEGFLYPAAYPVSKGAKPEDVLKKMVARANKEYGKADLQATAEKLGLEGPWQLITVASLVQAEGKHKEDFDKVSRVVYNRLKPDNTETYGLLDFDSTVNYVKKESTLDIGAVDDLRKLDDPYNTYHVKGLPAGPINNPGAEALNSAANPAPGPWYYFVSISEDKTVFAVTNEEHERNRQKYEDQKADE
- the ruvX gene encoding Holliday junction resolvase RuvX, which codes for MTQMRRGRRLAIDVGDARIGVASCDPDGILATPVETVPGRDVPAAHRRLGQIVEEYEPIEVIVGLPRSLGGGEGPAAAKVRAFAQVFARSVAPIPVRLVDERMTTVTATQGLRASGVKSKKGRSVIDQAAAVVILQNALESERASGRAPGEGVEVVV
- the alaS gene encoding alanine--tRNA ligase, with the protein product MESAEIRRRWLSFFEERGHTVVPSASLIADDPTLLLVPAGMVPFKPYFLGEVKPPAPRVTSVQKCVRTPDIEEVGKTTRHGTFFQMCGNFSFGDYFKEGAIQYAWEALTNSVEDGGFGLDPERLWITVYLDDDEAEQIWREKIGVPAERIQRLGKKDNFWSMGVPGPCGPCSEINYDRGPEFGVEGGPAVNDERYVEIWNLVFMQYERGAGDGKEDFPILGDLPSQNIDTGLGLERLAMILQGVQNMYETDTLRVVMDKATELTGVRYGAEQGSDVSLRVVADHIRTSVMLIGDGVTPGNEGRGYVLRRIMRRAIRNMRLMGATGPVARDLVDVVINTMGEQYPELLTDRKRIETVALAEEAAFLKALKGGTNILETAVTETKAAGGQVLAGDKAFLLHDTWGFPIDLTLEMAAEQGLSVDEEGFRRLMQEQRDKAKADAKAKKTGHADLSAYRQVADTSGATEFTGYTSTEGESRIVGLLVDGVPSPAASEGDDVEVVLDRTPFYAEGGGQLADQGRIRLDTGAVIQIRDVQQPVPGVSVHKGSVQVGEVTVGAAAYASIDNTRRRAIARAHSATHLTHQALRDALGPTAAQAGSENSPGRFRFDFGSPAAVPGTVLTDVEQKINEVLARELDVQAEVMSIDEAKKQGAIAEFGEKYGERVRVVTIGDFSKELCGGTHVHNTAQLGLVKLLGESSIGSGVRRIEALVGVDAYNFLAKEHTVVAQLQELVKGRSEELPEKIAGMLGKLKDAEKEIEKFRAEKVLAAAAGLVDSAKDVRGVALVTGQVPDGTSADDLRKLVLDVRGRIQGGRPAVVALFTTANGRPLTVIATNEAARERGLKAGDLVRTAAKTLGGGGGGKPDVAQGGGQNPDAIGDAVAAVERLVTETA